In Geopsychrobacter electrodiphilus DSM 16401, a single window of DNA contains:
- a CDS encoding thiolase family protein, with product MKASVKGFRDQQAGSGALFEDIYLIDGKRTPFGKYTGSLSTVSPTDLGIFASRAAIEASGVPADDIDQTIVANIGQASADSFFLPRHISLYAGAPLQSTALLTQRICGSGMELLGQAAEQIALGKAQLVLGCGTDTMSRFPLASYSARQGFQLGRPEFVDLLWEALNDTAAVPMGCTADNLAKEYKLSREEVDAFSMRSQERYAAALAAGFFAGEIVPVAAKGVLEMGAYKPRKYRLNGREGISNDEHPRQTTLEQLAKLPYVFSKEGPTTAGSASGIVDGAAALMVASGDYVRAHGLKPLGKIRGFAAAGVRPDIMGIGPVPAIRLLLGQMGLNIGDIDRYEINEAFSAQCLAVARALDLDQEKLNVNGGAIAIGHPLGATGVRLTLTCLKTLHRDKKQLGIASACIGGGQGIALAVEAC from the coding sequence ATGAAAGCAAGCGTAAAGGGTTTTCGCGATCAACAGGCAGGCAGCGGTGCGTTGTTTGAAGACATCTATCTCATCGACGGGAAACGCACCCCCTTCGGTAAATATACCGGCAGTCTCTCCACTGTCTCCCCCACCGACCTCGGCATCTTTGCCAGTCGCGCCGCGATTGAGGCTTCCGGGGTACCGGCTGACGATATCGATCAGACCATCGTCGCCAATATCGGTCAGGCGAGCGCCGACAGCTTTTTTCTTCCCCGCCATATCTCCCTCTACGCCGGGGCGCCCTTGCAAAGCACCGCGCTCCTGACCCAACGCATCTGTGGTTCGGGGATGGAACTGCTCGGACAGGCGGCGGAGCAGATCGCCCTCGGCAAGGCCCAGCTGGTCCTCGGTTGCGGCACCGACACCATGAGCCGCTTCCCGCTCGCCTCCTATTCGGCCCGCCAGGGTTTCCAGTTGGGACGACCCGAATTTGTCGACCTGTTGTGGGAGGCCTTGAACGATACCGCCGCCGTCCCCATGGGTTGCACTGCGGATAATCTGGCAAAAGAATACAAGCTGAGCCGCGAAGAGGTTGACGCCTTCTCGATGCGCAGCCAGGAACGCTATGCCGCTGCCCTGGCGGCAGGGTTCTTCGCCGGAGAAATTGTTCCGGTCGCCGCCAAGGGCGTACTGGAGATGGGCGCGTATAAGCCGCGCAAGTACCGCCTCAACGGCCGCGAAGGGATCAGCAATGATGAACATCCGCGCCAGACGACTCTGGAGCAGCTGGCGAAACTCCCCTATGTGTTCAGCAAGGAAGGCCCGACTACGGCCGGGAGTGCTTCGGGGATTGTCGACGGCGCGGCCGCGTTGATGGTCGCCTCGGGTGATTATGTCCGCGCCCACGGGCTGAAGCCTTTAGGCAAAATTCGTGGGTTTGCCGCAGCCGGAGTTCGTCCCGACATCATGGGGATCGGCCCGGTGCCGGCGATTCGCCTGCTGCTCGGCCAAATGGGGCTGAACATCGGCGATATCGACCGCTACGAAATCAACGAGGCCTTCTCGGCGCAATGCCTGGCCGTGGCCAGAGCACTGGACCTCGATCAGGAGAAGCTCAACGTCAACGGCGGCGCCATCGCCATCGGCCACCCCCTGGGTGCGACCGGCGTGCGCCTGACCCTGACCTGTCTGAAAACCCTGCACCGCGACAAGAAACAACTGGGGATCGCTTCAGCCTGTATCGGCGGCGGCCAGGGGATCGCCCTCGCCGTGGAGGCCTGCTGA
- a CDS encoding 3-hydroxyacyl-CoA dehydrogenase/enoyl-CoA hydratase family protein — protein MKPITKVGVVGAGTMGSAIAQHFIMKGLPVILVDQQDAFLEKGVGHIRASLGEALTRGLIDQAAFDQILGRLHCTTAKAELSGVDLVVEAIFENLDVKKGLFAELETLVGADCILASNTSSFLISEIAAELATPERVVGVHYFYHAAKNKLVEIIPGKKTAPEIITALENFYTYYDKTPILVKDAPGFAVNRFFVPWLNEAARLYEEGCGSIAFIDRVACEVFGVGMGPFALMNATGVPIAMHAADGLASELDPFYAPAKVLCRQVEARQNWDVEDAQLLNNGSDQAEVVTRRLVGASLGVAAQMVAEGVIDATATDLGARAGLRWPMGPFELLQKLGAGRVKEMVESVFKPWNLSVPSCLASADKAHMLNLNWVTCEVIGKNGFIIFDLPDRMNPLGEQVMTQLNACVDELNARTDIDKIFIHGKGKAFIAGADIKFFLDAMAADDLPRIQAFTEFGQQVLNKISASDKTTCAYLDGLTLGGGLELALACNYRIGTKKSVLSFPETGIGIYPGLGGTQRAPRLIGVARAKQLIASGQFINAKIAYAFGLIDAIIEPVLDWRELAEVSLEKAQAGRSEESAEEAAFAAFDGDLKHPLLSRAGFEKQAKGLSRKAPLALKTAMDLIDQGMKLELRAGLQLELDGLKTIFSTQDALSGLSSIINGQKPNFIGK, from the coding sequence ATGAAACCGATTACAAAAGTAGGGGTTGTCGGCGCCGGGACTATGGGTTCGGCGATTGCTCAGCATTTCATCATGAAAGGTCTGCCGGTCATTCTGGTCGACCAGCAGGACGCCTTCCTCGAAAAGGGGGTCGGTCACATCCGCGCATCCCTGGGTGAGGCGTTAACCCGTGGCCTGATCGATCAGGCCGCTTTTGACCAGATCCTCGGGCGGCTGCACTGCACTACCGCAAAAGCCGAACTTTCCGGGGTCGATCTGGTGGTCGAGGCGATCTTCGAGAATTTGGATGTCAAGAAGGGACTGTTCGCTGAACTGGAGACCCTGGTTGGTGCGGACTGCATCCTCGCCAGCAACACCTCCTCCTTTTTGATCAGCGAGATTGCGGCTGAGCTTGCGACCCCCGAACGGGTGGTCGGCGTGCACTACTTCTATCATGCGGCCAAGAACAAGCTGGTCGAGATCATCCCGGGCAAAAAAACTGCGCCGGAAATAATCACCGCGCTGGAAAACTTTTATACCTATTACGACAAGACCCCGATTCTGGTTAAAGACGCACCGGGCTTTGCGGTCAACCGCTTCTTCGTTCCCTGGCTGAACGAAGCTGCCCGTCTCTATGAAGAAGGCTGCGGCAGTATCGCCTTTATCGACCGGGTCGCCTGCGAGGTCTTCGGTGTCGGCATGGGGCCTTTCGCCCTGATGAACGCCACCGGAGTGCCGATCGCCATGCATGCCGCCGATGGCCTGGCCAGCGAGCTTGATCCTTTCTACGCCCCGGCCAAGGTCCTCTGTCGACAGGTCGAAGCCCGGCAAAACTGGGACGTCGAGGATGCACAACTGCTCAATAATGGCTCAGATCAAGCCGAGGTCGTTACCCGCCGTCTGGTCGGTGCCAGCCTCGGGGTTGCGGCACAGATGGTCGCCGAAGGGGTGATCGATGCGACCGCCACCGACCTGGGTGCACGCGCTGGTCTGCGCTGGCCGATGGGCCCTTTTGAGCTGTTGCAAAAACTGGGTGCCGGCCGAGTCAAAGAGATGGTCGAGAGCGTTTTTAAACCCTGGAACCTGTCCGTTCCGAGCTGTCTGGCCAGTGCCGATAAGGCACACATGCTGAATCTCAACTGGGTGACCTGTGAAGTGATCGGCAAAAACGGATTTATTATTTTCGACCTGCCCGACCGGATGAACCCACTCGGTGAGCAAGTGATGACTCAACTCAATGCCTGCGTTGATGAACTCAATGCACGAACCGACATCGACAAAATCTTCATCCACGGCAAGGGCAAGGCCTTTATCGCCGGCGCCGACATCAAGTTTTTCCTCGACGCCATGGCCGCAGATGACCTGCCACGAATCCAGGCTTTCACTGAATTCGGCCAACAGGTGCTGAACAAGATCAGCGCCTCCGACAAGACCACCTGTGCCTACCTGGATGGGTTAACCCTGGGGGGTGGACTGGAGTTGGCTCTGGCCTGTAATTACCGCATCGGCACCAAAAAATCGGTTCTGTCCTTCCCGGAGACCGGCATCGGCATCTATCCCGGCCTCGGCGGCACCCAACGTGCCCCGCGCCTGATCGGGGTCGCCCGCGCCAAGCAGTTGATCGCCAGCGGTCAGTTCATTAATGCGAAAATTGCTTATGCCTTCGGCCTGATTGATGCGATCATTGAGCCGGTTCTGGACTGGCGAGAGCTGGCAGAAGTGTCACTGGAAAAAGCCCAGGCCGGCCGCAGCGAAGAGAGTGCGGAGGAGGCCGCATTTGCAGCCTTCGACGGCGACCTCAAACATCCGCTGCTGAGTCGTGCAGGGTTTGAGAAGCAGGCCAAGGGCTTAAGTCGCAAAGCCCCGCTGGCGCTGAAAACTGCAATGGATCTCATCGATCAAGGGATGAAGCTGGAGCTGCGGGCTGGACTGCAGCTGGAGCTCGACGGGTTAAAGACGATCTTCTCCACCCAGGATGCACTGAGCGGACTTTCCAGTATTATTAACGGTCAGAAACCGAACTTTATCGGCAAATAA
- a CDS encoding IclR family transcriptional regulator yields MDDSADITEDGLKDRGIKDGFISPDGPDQPVENVKDRQFVTALARGLEVLRSFKPRDRHLGNQDIALRTGLPKPTVSRLTYTLTRMGYLYHDEKLGKYQLGTGVLSLGFSLLTNMDVLKIARPLMQDLANYSHTVVSVGTRDRLGMIYLDGRHSTDATVSLRREPGTRVPIATTAMGRALLCGLPVDERERLMNDIRQRDPENWPKHKTGIEQALRDYRERGFCLSIGDWRSDVNAVGVPMLPIAGCRLLTFNCAAPSFVLRQHMLEDDIGPRLVNLVRTIESEAARY; encoded by the coding sequence ATGGACGATAGTGCTGACATCACGGAAGATGGACTGAAAGACAGGGGGATCAAGGACGGGTTTATTTCACCCGACGGCCCTGATCAGCCGGTTGAGAATGTTAAAGATCGGCAATTTGTGACGGCTCTGGCACGCGGGCTGGAGGTCTTGCGCAGCTTTAAACCCAGAGACCGGCATCTTGGGAATCAGGATATAGCCTTACGTACCGGCCTGCCTAAACCGACGGTCTCACGCCTGACCTATACCCTGACCCGCATGGGCTATCTCTATCACGATGAAAAACTGGGGAAGTATCAGCTCGGGACCGGTGTTCTTTCCCTGGGATTTTCCTTACTCACCAATATGGACGTGCTCAAAATTGCCCGGCCGCTGATGCAGGATCTGGCCAACTATTCACACACCGTGGTTTCGGTCGGAACCCGTGACCGACTGGGCATGATTTATCTTGATGGGCGGCATAGCACAGATGCCACGGTCTCATTGCGCCGCGAACCAGGGACCCGGGTCCCCATCGCAACGACGGCCATGGGGCGGGCCTTGCTCTGTGGTTTGCCGGTGGATGAGCGCGAACGGCTAATGAATGACATTCGGCAGCGCGACCCGGAGAATTGGCCGAAGCATAAGACCGGTATCGAGCAGGCTCTGCGTGACTACCGGGAGCGTGGTTTCTGTCTGTCCATCGGCGACTGGCGTAGCGATGTCAACGCCGTTGGTGTACCGATGCTGCCGATTGCCGGCTGTCGGTTGTTGACCTTTAACTGTGCTGCACCCTCGTTTGTTCTGCGGCAGCATATGCTGGAGGACGACATCGGGCCGCGACTCGTCAACCTGGTCAGAACGATTGAGTCGGAAGCGGCGCGTTATTGA
- a CDS encoding acyl-CoA dehydratase activase, with product MTTAVFVGLDMGASRTKVVVIDAQGQMRGHAVKKSGIDFAATAAFCLDTALAQTGAARCDILAAVATGYGRNNVAFITQESKTEIGCHARGCYHSFPEAITILDIGGQDNKIIKLDSRGRRDSFKMNRKCAAGTGAFLEEMSSRLDIPLAEMNDLARQATQVLKLGSYCTVFSATEVLENIRHGKPVADIVKGIFYSMIQRVLEMDALSEKVVLSGGVVAHNPYLVEMAAELIGRPVLLPEFPQLTGALGAALYARDGFQESP from the coding sequence ATGACAACAGCTGTTTTTGTCGGACTGGATATGGGAGCTTCGCGCACCAAGGTCGTCGTCATCGACGCTCAGGGACAGATGCGCGGACATGCCGTCAAAAAATCGGGGATCGATTTCGCCGCGACTGCTGCCTTCTGTCTCGATACTGCGCTGGCACAAACCGGTGCCGCACGCTGCGATATCCTCGCCGCAGTCGCGACCGGTTATGGACGCAACAACGTGGCCTTTATAACCCAGGAGAGCAAAACCGAAATCGGTTGCCACGCCCGGGGCTGTTATCACAGTTTCCCCGAGGCGATCACCATCCTCGACATCGGCGGGCAGGACAACAAGATCATCAAGCTGGACAGTCGCGGGCGGCGCGACAGCTTCAAAATGAACCGTAAATGTGCCGCCGGTACCGGCGCCTTTCTTGAGGAGATGTCGAGTCGCCTCGATATCCCGCTGGCCGAGATGAACGATCTGGCGCGCCAGGCGACCCAGGTGCTCAAGCTCGGCAGCTACTGCACGGTCTTCTCGGCCACCGAGGTGCTTGAGAATATTCGTCATGGCAAGCCGGTCGCCGACATCGTCAAGGGGATCTTTTATTCCATGATCCAGCGCGTGCTGGAGATGGATGCCTTAAGTGAAAAGGTGGTGTTAAGCGGCGGGGTGGTTGCGCACAACCCCTACCTGGTCGAGATGGCCGCCGAATTGATTGGTCGGCCGGTGCTGCTGCCGGAGTTCCCCCAGCTGACCGGTGCCCTCGGCGCGGCCCTTTATGCGCGGGACGGATTTCAGGAATCACCTTAA
- a CDS encoding 2-hydroxyacyl-CoA dehydratase subunit D — MAQEKQPQRKKIEATGQMMQIMSDYFYDLNAAAKSAERKVAWCTSVGPAELLRAMGFAVHFPENHAAMLGATRMATELIPEANTIGYSPEICSYLTADIGAYLKHVSPLAKAYPGIEAPPRPDVLVFNTNQCRDVQDWFSWYAKELNVPCIGICSPKNHTEVSEVLIDDVSRQIEALIPTLEEVSGQPLDLQKLREVVALSRECTELWRQVLETAAAAPAPLTFFDATIHMGPAVVLRGTPQAVAYYRRLLAELQARINSGTGAVDDEQFRIYWEGMPVWGRLRQHSELFAGLQTSVLVSTYCSSWIFPDFDPLDPIRSMAKAYLSLFIVRSDAYKETYIKRMLEKFHIDGIIYHDAKTCPCNSNSRYGMPQRLEQQTGIPSLVISGDLNDLRCVSDEQTITNVEAFIEQLEERKHHA, encoded by the coding sequence ATGGCGCAGGAGAAGCAACCGCAACGCAAGAAGATCGAGGCGACCGGACAGATGATGCAGATCATGTCCGACTACTTCTACGATCTGAACGCCGCCGCTAAGTCGGCAGAGCGCAAGGTCGCCTGGTGTACCAGCGTCGGACCGGCGGAACTACTGCGGGCGATGGGCTTTGCGGTGCACTTTCCCGAGAACCACGCGGCGATGCTCGGCGCGACGCGTATGGCCACCGAGCTGATCCCCGAAGCAAACACCATCGGATACTCGCCTGAAATCTGCTCGTATCTGACCGCCGACATCGGTGCCTACTTAAAGCACGTCTCCCCGCTGGCCAAGGCCTACCCTGGGATTGAAGCGCCGCCCCGCCCCGACGTGCTGGTGTTTAACACCAACCAGTGTCGCGACGTGCAGGACTGGTTCTCCTGGTACGCCAAGGAGTTAAACGTCCCCTGCATCGGCATCTGTTCCCCCAAAAATCATACCGAGGTCAGTGAGGTTCTGATTGATGACGTCAGCCGCCAGATCGAAGCCCTGATTCCGACGCTGGAAGAGGTCTCCGGACAGCCGCTTGATCTACAAAAGTTGCGCGAAGTCGTGGCCCTTTCGCGCGAATGTACCGAACTCTGGCGTCAGGTTCTGGAGACGGCCGCGGCCGCCCCGGCACCCTTAACCTTCTTCGACGCCACTATCCATATGGGTCCGGCGGTGGTGCTGCGCGGCACCCCGCAGGCGGTCGCTTATTACCGCCGACTGCTGGCCGAACTGCAGGCGCGGATCAACAGTGGCACCGGAGCGGTGGACGATGAGCAATTTCGCATCTACTGGGAAGGAATGCCGGTCTGGGGTCGCTTGCGGCAGCATTCGGAGCTTTTTGCCGGTCTGCAAACCAGCGTGCTGGTCTCGACCTACTGCAGTAGCTGGATCTTCCCCGACTTCGATCCGCTTGATCCGATCCGCAGTATGGCCAAGGCCTATCTCAGCCTGTTCATCGTGCGCTCCGACGCCTACAAGGAAACCTATATCAAGCGGATGCTGGAAAAGTTTCATATCGACGGCATCATCTATCACGACGCCAAGACCTGCCCCTGCAATTCGAACAGCCGCTACGGCATGCCGCAGCGGCTGGAGCAGCAGACCGGTATTCCGAGCCTGGTGATCTCCGGCGACCTTAACGACCTGCGCTGTGTGTCGGACGAACAGACCATCACTAATGTTGAAGCCTTTATTGAGCAGCTTGAGGAGAGAAAACACCATGCTTGA
- a CDS encoding acetate--CoA ligase family protein: MLDALFKPKAVALVGASTKELSIGNVIIRNLLKYGYTGKIYPINPTAAEVCGLKAYPTLADVPGEIDLAHVIVPSQFVPQTIEECGKKGIKAVIINSAGFSEMGDEGARLQAEFLANAKKYGIRVFGPNCQGIINSDPGLNAYCNFTFTFPKPGNISVVALSGGVGALIMQVLDDLDIGQRLYASNGNACDVSIPEIIEYYGEDEGTKAIILYTEGFDKPREFLEVTRKVTARKPVLAMKAGRTEQGAKAASSHTGSLAGVDIATELIFEKIGVLPFHDEGEIVRAAMAFASQPIPKGNRVGIITNTGGPAVIATDVLVGFGIEVPKLSEASIARLRETQFPQAALENPVDVVATAGGPQFRAALEVMMDDAQIDCVYINFVTAPFTDTDEVAREIVAINRQRSKPLVCNFMTNLKLERYQKTQAILKAGEVPFYANPGDAARALGALVKYGQILKRDIGQPQIFGGVDAARAKAIIAKAQADGRAVLSALEVYGIFEAYGIPVAPWQVAENAARAVAAADGIGYPVVLKVDCDAIDHKSDMGGVAINLKDAAAVRSAAEEMQNRLGHYGKLGFFVQKFLPGGRELIIGASAERELGHLVMFGLGGIYVEVLKDVIFKIAPVTRVEAEEMLAALKTAALLDGVRGEAGIDKAAVIELIQRVSQLLGDLPMIEEMDLNPIMAFSNGAFAVDGRIRI; this comes from the coding sequence ATGCTTGACGCACTGTTTAAGCCCAAAGCGGTGGCGCTGGTTGGCGCCTCGACCAAAGAGCTTTCCATCGGCAACGTGATTATTCGTAATCTGCTGAAGTACGGCTATACGGGCAAAATTTACCCGATCAATCCGACGGCGGCCGAGGTCTGCGGACTCAAGGCCTATCCGACGCTGGCGGATGTGCCGGGTGAGATCGATCTGGCCCACGTCATCGTCCCGAGTCAGTTTGTGCCCCAGACCATCGAGGAGTGTGGCAAAAAAGGGATCAAGGCGGTGATCATCAATTCCGCCGGCTTCAGCGAGATGGGCGATGAGGGTGCGCGCCTGCAGGCTGAATTTCTGGCCAACGCCAAAAAATACGGCATCCGTGTCTTTGGTCCCAACTGTCAGGGGATTATCAATTCTGATCCGGGCTTAAACGCCTACTGCAACTTCACCTTTACCTTTCCCAAGCCGGGGAACATCTCGGTGGTCGCCCTGTCGGGCGGAGTCGGTGCACTGATCATGCAAGTGCTGGACGATCTGGATATCGGTCAGCGACTCTATGCAAGTAACGGCAACGCCTGCGATGTCTCGATCCCGGAGATTATTGAATATTACGGTGAGGATGAGGGAACCAAGGCGATCATTCTCTATACCGAAGGATTCGATAAACCGCGCGAGTTCCTCGAAGTGACGCGCAAGGTCACGGCCAGAAAACCTGTGCTGGCGATGAAGGCCGGGCGTACCGAACAGGGCGCCAAGGCGGCCTCGTCACATACCGGATCCCTGGCCGGGGTCGATATCGCCACCGAACTGATCTTTGAGAAGATCGGCGTGCTCCCCTTTCACGATGAGGGGGAGATCGTGCGCGCGGCGATGGCCTTTGCAAGTCAGCCGATCCCAAAAGGGAACCGCGTCGGGATTATCACCAATACAGGTGGTCCGGCGGTGATCGCCACCGATGTGCTGGTCGGCTTCGGTATTGAAGTGCCCAAACTCAGCGAGGCCTCAATCGCGCGCCTGCGTGAGACCCAGTTTCCCCAGGCGGCGCTCGAAAACCCGGTCGACGTGGTCGCCACCGCCGGCGGGCCGCAGTTTCGCGCCGCCCTCGAGGTGATGATGGATGATGCGCAGATCGACTGCGTCTATATCAACTTTGTCACTGCTCCCTTCACCGACACCGATGAGGTCGCACGCGAAATCGTCGCCATCAACCGTCAGCGGAGCAAGCCGCTGGTGTGCAATTTCATGACGAATCTCAAGCTGGAGCGTTATCAGAAGACCCAGGCGATTCTGAAAGCGGGGGAGGTCCCCTTCTACGCCAATCCGGGCGATGCGGCCCGGGCCTTGGGAGCACTAGTCAAATACGGCCAGATCCTGAAGCGCGATATCGGTCAGCCGCAGATCTTCGGCGGGGTCGATGCCGCGCGGGCCAAGGCGATCATCGCCAAGGCGCAAGCTGATGGGCGTGCGGTGCTTTCGGCGCTGGAGGTCTACGGCATCTTTGAAGCCTACGGGATTCCGGTTGCTCCCTGGCAGGTGGCGGAGAATGCCGCCCGGGCAGTCGCGGCCGCTGATGGCATCGGCTATCCGGTGGTACTCAAGGTCGACTGCGATGCCATCGATCACAAGAGCGATATGGGTGGTGTCGCGATCAATTTAAAGGATGCCGCGGCCGTGCGTTCCGCCGCTGAAGAGATGCAGAACCGCCTCGGGCATTACGGCAAACTCGGGTTTTTTGTACAGAAATTTCTGCCCGGTGGGCGTGAACTGATCATCGGCGCCAGCGCCGAGCGTGAGCTGGGGCACCTGGTGATGTTCGGTCTCGGCGGCATCTATGTCGAGGTGCTCAAGGACGTGATCTTCAAGATCGCCCCGGTCACCCGGGTTGAAGCCGAAGAGATGTTGGCCGCACTTAAGACCGCCGCGTTGCTCGATGGCGTGCGCGGCGAAGCGGGGATCGACAAGGCGGCGGTGATCGAACTGATTCAGCGCGTCTCGCAACTGCTGGGTGATCTGCCGATGATCGAAGAGATGGATCTGAACCCGATCATGGCTTTTAGCAATGGCGCCTTCGCCGTGGATGGTCGGATCCGGATTTAA
- a CDS encoding acetyl-CoA hydrolase/transferase family protein, giving the protein MLSKTQDFMTDWQQSYRSRITTPEEAVKVIKSGDRVFLTGNASVPLPLLDALVKRAPELRDVEVCHPLTICPADYVAPAMAGHLRINSMFISANVRKAVNEGRADFTPVMLSEFPLLFKNGHLPLDIALIHVSPPDRDGFCSMGAESGLTISAAEVSKIVIAQVNTQMPRTLGDTAMHIDKMHHIIPCDTPLFEMPMGEDADQAIVEQIAAHIASLIPDGATMQLGIGALPNAVLKFLFDKKDLGIHSELISDGVIDLVEAGVVNGSRKSLHPGKIICGFLLGTKRLYDWVDNNPLVELHRTEYVNDPFVVAQNERMVAINSAIEVDLTGQVCADSIGPKMHSAVGGQLDFIFGSSRSKGGVPIIALPSTSTLRDGTVISKIVPMLKLGAGVVTSRNHVHFVVTEYGVADLYGKTVRQRAAALADIAHPRFRDEIRAQARELNYLQG; this is encoded by the coding sequence ATGCTTAGCAAGACACAAGATTTTATGACCGACTGGCAGCAGAGCTACCGTTCACGGATCACCACGCCAGAGGAGGCGGTCAAGGTCATCAAGTCCGGTGACCGGGTCTTTCTGACCGGCAATGCCTCGGTCCCTCTGCCGCTGCTGGACGCTCTGGTCAAGCGCGCACCCGAACTGCGGGATGTTGAGGTCTGTCACCCGCTGACGATCTGTCCGGCTGACTATGTCGCCCCGGCGATGGCGGGGCACCTGCGCATCAATTCGATGTTTATCAGCGCCAACGTCAGAAAGGCGGTTAACGAGGGGCGGGCCGATTTCACCCCGGTCATGCTCTCTGAGTTTCCCCTGCTCTTCAAAAATGGCCATCTGCCCCTGGATATCGCCCTGATCCATGTCTCGCCACCGGACAGGGACGGCTTCTGTTCTATGGGCGCGGAATCCGGCCTGACCATCTCGGCGGCCGAGGTCTCCAAAATTGTCATCGCTCAGGTTAACACCCAGATGCCGCGCACCCTGGGTGACACCGCCATGCATATCGATAAAATGCATCACATCATCCCATGCGATACCCCACTGTTTGAAATGCCGATGGGGGAGGATGCCGATCAGGCGATCGTCGAGCAGATTGCGGCGCATATTGCCTCGCTTATCCCCGATGGTGCCACCATGCAGCTCGGGATCGGCGCGCTGCCCAATGCCGTACTGAAATTTTTGTTTGATAAAAAGGACCTCGGCATTCATTCCGAACTGATCTCGGACGGCGTCATCGATCTGGTCGAAGCGGGGGTGGTGAACGGGTCGCGTAAAAGTCTGCACCCCGGCAAGATCATCTGCGGCTTCCTGCTCGGCACCAAACGGCTCTATGACTGGGTCGACAACAATCCGCTGGTCGAACTGCACCGCACCGAATACGTCAACGACCCCTTTGTGGTCGCGCAGAACGAGCGGATGGTAGCGATCAATTCGGCCATTGAAGTCGATCTGACCGGCCAGGTTTGCGCCGACAGCATCGGACCGAAGATGCACTCAGCGGTTGGCGGTCAACTGGATTTCATTTTCGGCTCCTCACGCTCCAAGGGCGGGGTGCCGATTATCGCCCTGCCGAGCACCTCGACCCTGCGCGACGGTACGGTCATCAGTAAAATTGTGCCGATGCTGAAACTCGGCGCGGGCGTGGTCACCAGCCGCAATCATGTGCACTTTGTCGTGACCGAATATGGGGTCGCGGATCTCTATGGCAAAACCGTTCGGCAGCGGGCCGCCGCCCTGGCCGACATCGCCCATCCGCGCTTCAGGGATGAGATCAGGGCGCAGGCCCGCGAGTTGAACTACCTTCAGGGCTAG